The Pseudomonas fulva 12-X sequence GCGTAGGATGGACAACGCTCTTTTTGTCCACCACTGCGTTGGTAGGAACGGTGGATAGGTGAAGCGTCATCCACCCTACGATGCTGAGGCGAGAGAGCTTTCGGCTCGACTTCAGCGCTTTGGCTGCAAAGTGGAGCGGAAGCGGCCATCGGCGGAGTATTTGTGGGAGCGGGCCATGCCCGCGAAAAGTCACGGGCATGAACTAGGCGTCCCCGCCCGTTCCCACAGGGAACCCACATTAGTAAATCGTAGGGTGGGCGATAGCCCACCAATGTTTAAGGGTGAGGGTATTAGTTCGCCAGCCCACAGCCCTGCCAATCCATTCCCAGCTCAAATCGGCGTCAGCAACGCCTCCCCCCGAAAATGCCGGCCGATGTTGTCGAGAAACTGCGTCAGCGACTGCTCCAGCGCCTGGGGCGAGTTGCCGCCGACGTGCGGTGTGATGGTCAGGTTGTCGAGGTCGAGCAATTCGGTAGGCGGTAGTGGCTCGCTCTCGTACACGTCCAGTGCCGCGGCCCGGATGCGCTTCTCGCGCAGTGCGGTGCCCAGCGCGGTGGTGTCCACCACGCTGCCGCGTGCCACGTTGACCAGATAACCCTGGGGTCCCAGCGCATCGAGCACTTCGGCGCCGATCAGGTGATGGGTCGTGGCGCCGCCGGGAATGGCGATCACCAGGCAATCGCACCACTGGGCCAATTCCCGCACGCTGGCGAAGTAGCGGTGCGGGCTGTCCGCTTTTGGTGAGCGGTTGTGGTAGCCCACCGGCATGTCGAAAGCCGCCGCGCGGCGGGCGAGCTGTTCGCCGATAGCGCCGAGGCCGAGGATGCCCAGGCGCTTGCCGCTGACGCCGTCGGTCATCGGCAGGGCGTCGCGCCAGATGCCCGCGCGGCAGGCGTTGTCCAGCCGGCGTACGTCGCGGATCGCCGCCAGCAGCAGGGCCATGGCGTGGTCGGCGACGCAGACAGCGTTACTGCCCGCGCCGTTGCTCAGGGCGATGCCGCGAGCGCGGGCGGCTTCGATATCGACCTTTTCATAACCCACACCCAGGGTGCCGACGAAGCGCAGTTTGGGCAGGCGTGCGATTTCCTCGCCAGTCAGGCCGATGGTGCCGATGGTCAGCACTGCTTCGATGCTTGCGCCGTGCTCGACGATGGCCGCCTCGCGGGCTGCGGCATTCGGTGCATGGGTGATCTGATAGTGTTCGGCGATGCGCGCCAGGCTGGCGTCACTGAGCGGGTTGAGAATCAGCAGATGGGGCTTCATGGCGGCTCCATGGCAAGTGGGCGATGGTCACTCGATGATGCGCAGTCTACTGCGCCCGCGGCTGATGTCGGCAAGCAGGCGTTGCAGGCCTTCGATCTGCGCTTGTGGCACGGCTAGGTGCAGTTCGGCGCCTTCGGCATCGAAGTTTTCCTGTTCCAGCACGGCGTCGAATTCGGCCAGGCGTGATTTGAGCAGCGCCAGTTCGGCGAAGCCGCAATGGCAAGTGCAGGCGGTGCGCGGCACCTGCTCCTGGCGTTCGGCGTTCTGCAGGCATTTGTTGGCGCTGCCGCCGTAGGCGCGGGCCAAGCCGCCGGTGCCGAGCTGGATGCCGCCGTACCAGCGGGTCACCACCACGGCCACGCCATCGAAGCCCTGGCCCTCGATGGCGGCGAGAATCGGTCGGCCGGCAGTGCCGCCGGGTTCGCCATCGTCGCTGAAGCGGTATTGCTGACCGAGCTTCCAGGCCCAGCAATTGTGCGAGGCGGCCGGGTCGCTGACCGCGTCGATGAACGCCTGGGCATCGGCCGCGCTGGTGATGGCGCGGGCCTGGGCGAGAAAGCGGCTCTTGCGGATTTCCTCGCGGTAATCGCAAGGGCCGAGTAGCAGGTAGGGCATCAGACGCTCGGCTTCAGCCCGCAACCCTTGAGGATGATGCGCACCATGTTGTCCGCCGCGGCCTGGTAATCGGGCTTGGTCAGGCGCGAGCGGCCGGTGACCCGGCAGATCTCCGAGGCGAAATCGGCGTGATACTGGGTGCTGCTCCAGATCATGAAGATCAGGTTAGTGGGGTCGACGGCGTCCATCTTGCCGGCCGCGATCCACTGCTCGAAGATCGCCGCGCGCTCGCGGAACCAGCTCTGCTGATCCTCGACGAGATGCTGGGACAGGAAGGCGCCGCCGCTGATCACTTCCATGGCGAACACGCGCGAGGCTTTCGGGTAACGGCGCGAGAACTCCAGCTTGGCGCGGATATAGCGCTCCAGTGCCTCGGCCGGGTCGTCATCGACGCTCACGCTGTCGAATGCGCTGTCCCACAGCTCCATGATGTTGCTCAACACCGCCAGGTACAGGCCCTGCTTGCTGCTGAAGTAGTAATGCAGGTTGGCCTTGGGCAGGCCCACCGCCTGGGCGATGGTGTTCATGCTGGTGCCCTTGAAGCCGTGGCAGGCGAACTGCTCCACGGCGGCGGCGATGATCGCTTCTTCGTTTTTCTGCCGGATGCGGCCAGTCGGTTTGCCGGTGGTGGCGCGTGCAGCGGTGGCGTCGGGGGGCATCAAGGGGCTTCCGTGGTATCGAGGACTCAGCGGGTGAGAAATACTCCACCGCAGCGGGCGTGACAAGCGCCGCGGGAGCCCAGTGTATGTCCGCAGAACCCGCTGCCTGTCAGCTGAACGCCTGGACGATGCGCTCGCGCTGCTCGGCATTGGGCATACGACCCTGGCCTGCCTTGAGGTTGTCGATCACATAGCGTGGGTTGGAGGTGGCTGGAATCACCGCCGTCACGGCCTCGTCGGCGAGGATGAACTTGAGCAGCAGTTGCGCCCAGGAGGTGGCATCGATCTCGTTGGCCCATTCCGGCAGCGGCTTGCCCTTCACCTTGCCGAGCAACTGCGCGCGCTGGAACGGCCGGTTGATCAGCGTGGCGATGCCATTGTCGCGGCAGTAGGGCAGCAGGCGTTTTTCGGCATTGCGCTCGCCCACCGAATAATTGAGCTGCACGAAGTCGACCTTCTCCTTGGCCAGCACGGCGAGCAGGTCGTCGTGGGCCGACTCGATGTAATGGGTGATGCCGATGTAACGCACCTTGCCCTGTTCGCGCAGCTCGCGGGCCAGGGCCAGCTGGGTGGTGGTGTCCTGCAGGTTGTGCACTTGCAGCAGATCCATCTTGTCGGCCTGCAGGGCCTTTAGGCTGGCCTCGAACTGTGCCAGGCCGCGCTCACGCCCGGTGCTCGACAGCTTGGAGGCGAGAAACGCCTTGCCCCGGGTTTTGGTGCGCTTGAGCAGCTCACCGGTCACCGCTTCGGCGCTGCCGTAGCTGGGCGCAGTGTCGATCAGCGTGCCGCCGCCATTGATGAAGGCGCGCACCACCTCGTCGAGCGGTTTCAGGCTGGCGTTGTCGAGGCTCACGTTGAAGGTCTGCGAGGTGCCTAGGCCGATCACCGGCAGGCTCTCGCCGCTGGACGGGATCTTGCGCTGCAGCACTGCGGCAGGGTTGGCGGCGAAGGCGAAACCGGGCAGCAGCTGGCTGCTGGCCGCGAGCGTCATCAGGGCAGCGCTGCCCTGCAGGAAGTGGCGACGGCTGGGCATGGGGGGGCTCCATTGCGAAAAGGGGTAGGCAGATGAGACTAGTCGCCTACCTCGACCGACCGCCCCCTAGCCCCGGGTTACTTGTTACCTGGTGTGTCCTCAGAGCGTTGCGCGGCGGCTGGCGTTCCGTCTGTCCGTCAGGGGCAACGGTGTTCGCAGTGCGGCGGTCATCTATCAGAACAGCCACCGAGGACGCTCCATGAGCAGCACCGCGAAAAAGACCGATCCGAAGCTGTGGGACAAGGTGAAACGGCGCGTCACCAAAGGCGACAAGGGCGGCAAGCCCGGCCAGTGGTCGGCACGCAAGGCGCAGCTCGCCGTGCAGCTCTACCAGCAGGAAGGCGGCGGTTACGAGGGCGGCAAGGATGCCGACAACCACCTGCACCAGTGGACCGAGCAGGACTGGGACACCAAGTCCGGCAAGCCCTCTGGCGAAACCGGCGAACGCTACCTGCCCAAGAACGCCCGCGATGAACTGAGCGCCAAGGACTACGCGCGCAGCACCCGCAAGAAACGCGCGGACAGCCGCGCCGGGCGCCAGCACTCCAAACAGCCGAAAGATGTCGCCGAGAAGGCCGCCAACCACCGCACACCAGCGCTGAGCGGGCTGACCAAGGCCGAGCTGATGAAGCGCGCCGCGAGCAAGAACATTCGTGGCCGCGCGCGGATGAAGAAGGATGAGCTGATCAAAGTGCTGGAAAAGGAGGGCGGCAAATGAGCGAGTTGAACGAGGCGCAGAAGAAGGCCATCCGCAGTGATTTCAAGGCGGCGGTGAACATGCCGCCGTCACGCCTGCGCCGCTGGTTGCAGGCCCCTGACAGCAAGCGTGTGGGCATGACCAAGGGCGGGCGCAAGGTCGAGTCCGCCGGCGATGGCAAGTCGGTCGGCCACCAGATGGGCGAGCGCATTCTGGAGATCAAGGGTAAACGCGTCGCCCAATTGGAGGCGGACGACTACCAGGCGATGCGCAAGGTGATCGGCTACGTCCACCGCCATCTCAAGCAGCGCCCGGCCGGTGACCTGGAAGACAGCCGTTGGCGCCAGTCGCTGATGAACTGGGGCCACGACCCGCTCAAGGCCTGAAGCACCAACCTGGCCTGCGACCGTGCGTCAGGCGCTGGCCGCCAATTCCTGCAGGAAGCTCTCCAGCACCAGATGCGGCCGGCGGCCCTTGCGGGTCACCGAGGCCAGGCTGATGTCGTAGAAGCGCGAGTCGGCCTTCAGCGCACGCAGGCGGCCTTCCTTGACCCACGCCTCGGCGTAGTGGTCGGGCAGGTAGCCGATGTAGCGTCCGGTGAGGATCAGAAACGCCATGCCTTCGCGGTCCGACGCGCTGGCCGTGCAATTGAGCACGCCGTAGTGGTTCTGGATATCCGGCGGCAGGCGGAAGGTCGGTGCAATGGCGTCCTGGGCGTTGAGGCGCTCGTCTGGCAACTCGCGATCGTCGACGTAGAACAGCGGGTGGCCGACCGCGCAATAAAGCAGCGAGCGCTCGTCGTACAGCGGCTGGTAATCCAGGCCGGAAAGCCCGCCGACCACCGGCACCACGCCGACATGCAGGCGCCCGTCGAGCACGCCTTGCTCGACCTCGCTGGGCGGTGTCATGCGGATGTTCACCCGCACGTCCGGCCCCAGCGCCTTGAGGCGGGCGAGGGCGCCGGTGATGCGCATGTGCGGCACCGTCACCAGGTTGTCGGTCAGGCCGATGTTCAGCTCTCCACGCAAGTGCTGGTGCAGGCCGTTGACCTCGGTACGAAAGCTCTCCAGCGCTGCCAGCAATTGCTGGGTCGACTGGTACACCTCGCGGCCTTCTTCCGTGAGCGCGAAGCCGGCGCGGCCACGCTGGCACAGGCGCAGGCCGAGGCGCTGCTCCAGGTCGCTCATCTGCTGGCTGATCGCCGAACGGCCAATGCCCAGCACGCTTTCCGCGGCAGAAAAGCCGCCGCATTCGACCACGCTGCGAAAGAGCTTGAGCAGGCGGATATCGAAGTCGCTGACCTGGGCGAGGGGCTCGGGGCGTCGGGCGCTCATTGTTTAGTCACCAGTGAACTGAGGATTCGAAGAGTCAGGTTTGAGTGACTTTATGCCTGTGGCACCTTGGCTGACAACTGACCTATGCAGTCTTAACTAAGTGGGAGCGGGCCATGCCCGCGAATAGCAGTTTCGAGCTCCCGATAACTGTTGCGACCACACCGGGCACATCACCCTCACGAGGCCATCGCCATGAACATGCCGCAGACCGCCACGCCGCCCCTGGCCAGCCAGCTCAAGCTGGACGCCCACTGGATGCCGTTTTCCGCCAACCGCAGCTTCCAGCGCGACCCGCGGATCATCGTCGCCGGCGAAGGCGCCTGGCTGACCGACGATTCCGGTCGCAAGGTCTACGACAGCCTGTCCGGCCTGTGGACCTGTGGCGCCGGCCATTGCCGCAAGGAGATCCAGGACGCGGTCGCCAAGCAGCTCGGCACCCTCGACTATTCGCCGGGCTTCCAGTACGCCCACCCGCTGTCGTTCAAGCTGGCCGAGCAGATGGCCGACCTGATGCCGGGCGAGCTCAATCATGTGTTCTTCACCGGTTCGGGCTCCGAGTGCGCCGACACCGCGGTGAAGATGGCCAAGGCCTACTGGCGCCTCAAGGGCCAAGCCAGCAAGACCAAGTTCATCGGCCGCGCCCGTGGTTATCACGGCGTGAACATTGCCGGCACCAGCCTCGGCGGCATCAGTGGCAACCGCAAGATGTACGGCCAACTGATGGACGTCGACCATCTGCCGCACACCCTGCAGCCGGACATGGCGTTCACCAGGTGCGCTGCCGAGACCGGCGGCGTCGAGCTGGCCAACGAGCTGCTCAAGTTGATCGAACTGCACGATGCCTCGAACATCGCCGCGGTGATCGTCGAGCCGATGTCCGGTTCGGCCGGCGTCATCGTGCCGCCGGCAGGCTACCTGCAGCGCCTGCGCGAGATCTGCACCCAGCACAACATCCTGCTGATCTTCGATGAAGTGATCACCGCCTTCGGCCGCATGGGCAAGTGGACCGGTGCCGAGTACTTCGGCGTGACGCCGGACATCCTCAACGTCGCCAAGCAGATCACCAACGGCGCCATTCCGCTGGGCGCGGTGATCGCCAGCCGCGAGATCTACCAGACCTTCATGGGCCAGCCGACGCCCGAGCACATGATCGAATTCACCCACGGCTACACCTATTCCGCCCACCCGGTGGCCTGCGCCGCCGGCCTGGCCTCGCTGGAGCTGCTGGGGCGCGAGAACCTGATTCAGCAGGCCGCGGAGCTGGCGCCCAAGTTCGAGAACGCCATCCATGGCCTCAAGGGCGCCAAGCACGTGGTCGACATCCGCAACTGCGGCCTGGCTGGCGCGATCCAGCTGGCGCCCCGTGACGGCGACCCGACCATCCGCCCGTACGAGGCCGGCATCGCCCTCTGGAAAGCCGGCTTCTACGTGCGCTTCGGTGGCGACGGCCTGCAGTTCGGGCCGATGTTCAACGCCAAGATCGAAGACCTCGACCGCGTGTTCAGCGCCGTCGGCGACGCCCTGCAGGGTATCGCCTGATGGCCGGCCGGCAGCAGGCGGTAGCCACTGTGCAGGTGGATAACGACGAGGTGATCGTCACCGAGTGGCGCTTCGCACCGGGCGCCGAAACCGGCCGCCATCGCCATGGTTACGACTACGTGGTGGTGCCGATGACCGACGGCACCCTGCTGCTGGAAACCCCGGACGGCGACAAGCACGCGAAGCTGATCGCCGGGCAGAGCTACTTCCGCAAGGCGGGTGTCGAGCACAACGTGGTCAACGCCAGCGACCACGAAGTGGTCTTCGTCGAAACCGAACTCAAGTGACAACCCCCTTTTCCGGCAGCCGCGGCGCGCGTCGCAGCCAGCCAAGCGAACAGCATTCGGAGGATTTCATGAGCAGCATCCAGCACCTGATCCACGGCCAACTCACCGACGGCCAGGGCGGCCGCAGCGCCGACGTGTTCAACCCGTCCACCGGCGAAGCGGTACGCCGCGTCGCCCTGGCCGATGTGGCCACCGTGCAGCAGGCCATCGACTCGGCCAAAGAGGCCTTTCCGGCTTGGCGCAACACCCCGGCGGCCAAGCGCGCCCAGGTGATGTTCCGCTTCAAGCAACTGCTTGAGCAGCACGAAGACGCCATCGCCAAGCTGATCAGCGAAGAGCACGGCAAGACCCTCGAAGACGCCGCCGGCGAGCTCAAGCGCGGTATCGAGAACGTCGAATACGCCTGCGCCGCGCCGGAAATTCTCAAGGGTGAATACACCCGCAACGTCGGCCCCAACATCGACGCCTGGAGCGACTTCCAGCCGGTCGGCGTGGTCGCCGGCATCACCCCGTTCAACTTCCCGGCCATGGTGCCGCTGTGGATGTACCCGCTGGCCATCGTCTGCGGCAACTGCTTCATCCTCAAGCCATCCGAGCGCGACCCCAGCTCCACCCTGTACATCGCCCAGCTGCTCCACGAAGCCGGCCTACCCAATGGCGTGCTCAACGTGGTGCACGGCGACAAGACCGCCGTGGACG is a genomic window containing:
- a CDS encoding 2-hydroxyacid dehydrogenase, which encodes MKPHLLILNPLSDASLARIAEHYQITHAPNAAAREAAIVEHGASIEAVLTIGTIGLTGEEIARLPKLRFVGTLGVGYEKVDIEAARARGIALSNGAGSNAVCVADHAMALLLAAIRDVRRLDNACRAGIWRDALPMTDGVSGKRLGILGLGAIGEQLARRAAAFDMPVGYHNRSPKADSPHRYFASVRELAQWCDCLVIAIPGGATTHHLIGAEVLDALGPQGYLVNVARGSVVDTTALGTALREKRIRAAALDVYESEPLPPTELLDLDNLTITPHVGGNSPQALEQSLTQFLDNIGRHFRGEALLTPI
- a CDS encoding IMPACT family protein, translating into MPYLLLGPCDYREEIRKSRFLAQARAITSAADAQAFIDAVSDPAASHNCWAWKLGQQYRFSDDGEPGGTAGRPILAAIEGQGFDGVAVVVTRWYGGIQLGTGGLARAYGGSANKCLQNAERQEQVPRTACTCHCGFAELALLKSRLAEFDAVLEQENFDAEGAELHLAVPQAQIEGLQRLLADISRGRSRLRIIE
- a CDS encoding TetR/AcrR family transcriptional regulator, with product MPPDATAARATTGKPTGRIRQKNEEAIIAAAVEQFACHGFKGTSMNTIAQAVGLPKANLHYYFSSKQGLYLAVLSNIMELWDSAFDSVSVDDDPAEALERYIRAKLEFSRRYPKASRVFAMEVISGGAFLSQHLVEDQQSWFRERAAIFEQWIAAGKMDAVDPTNLIFMIWSSTQYHADFASEICRVTGRSRLTKPDYQAAADNMVRIILKGCGLKPSV
- a CDS encoding aldo/keto reductase, with product MPSRRHFLQGSAALMTLAASSQLLPGFAFAANPAAVLQRKIPSSGESLPVIGLGTSQTFNVSLDNASLKPLDEVVRAFINGGGTLIDTAPSYGSAEAVTGELLKRTKTRGKAFLASKLSSTGRERGLAQFEASLKALQADKMDLLQVHNLQDTTTQLALARELREQGKVRYIGITHYIESAHDDLLAVLAKEKVDFVQLNYSVGERNAEKRLLPYCRDNGIATLINRPFQRAQLLGKVKGKPLPEWANEIDATSWAQLLLKFILADEAVTAVIPATSNPRYVIDNLKAGQGRMPNAEQRERIVQAFS
- a CDS encoding DUF3140 domain-containing protein, whose protein sequence is MSELNEAQKKAIRSDFKAAVNMPPSRLRRWLQAPDSKRVGMTKGGRKVESAGDGKSVGHQMGERILEIKGKRVAQLEADDYQAMRKVIGYVHRHLKQRPAGDLEDSRWRQSLMNWGHDPLKA
- a CDS encoding LysR family transcriptional regulator: MSARRPEPLAQVSDFDIRLLKLFRSVVECGGFSAAESVLGIGRSAISQQMSDLEQRLGLRLCQRGRAGFALTEEGREVYQSTQQLLAALESFRTEVNGLHQHLRGELNIGLTDNLVTVPHMRITGALARLKALGPDVRVNIRMTPPSEVEQGVLDGRLHVGVVPVVGGLSGLDYQPLYDERSLLYCAVGHPLFYVDDRELPDERLNAQDAIAPTFRLPPDIQNHYGVLNCTASASDREGMAFLILTGRYIGYLPDHYAEAWVKEGRLRALKADSRFYDISLASVTRKGRRPHLVLESFLQELAASA
- a CDS encoding aspartate aminotransferase family protein is translated as MNMPQTATPPLASQLKLDAHWMPFSANRSFQRDPRIIVAGEGAWLTDDSGRKVYDSLSGLWTCGAGHCRKEIQDAVAKQLGTLDYSPGFQYAHPLSFKLAEQMADLMPGELNHVFFTGSGSECADTAVKMAKAYWRLKGQASKTKFIGRARGYHGVNIAGTSLGGISGNRKMYGQLMDVDHLPHTLQPDMAFTRCAAETGGVELANELLKLIELHDASNIAAVIVEPMSGSAGVIVPPAGYLQRLREICTQHNILLIFDEVITAFGRMGKWTGAEYFGVTPDILNVAKQITNGAIPLGAVIASREIYQTFMGQPTPEHMIEFTHGYTYSAHPVACAAGLASLELLGRENLIQQAAELAPKFENAIHGLKGAKHVVDIRNCGLAGAIQLAPRDGDPTIRPYEAGIALWKAGFYVRFGGDGLQFGPMFNAKIEDLDRVFSAVGDALQGIA
- a CDS encoding cupin domain-containing protein gives rise to the protein MAGRQQAVATVQVDNDEVIVTEWRFAPGAETGRHRHGYDYVVVPMTDGTLLLETPDGDKHAKLIAGQSYFRKAGVEHNVVNASDHEVVFVETELK